A window of Cryptomeria japonica chromosome 3, Sugi_1.0, whole genome shotgun sequence contains these coding sequences:
- the LOC131029174 gene encoding putative leucine-rich repeat receptor-like serine/threonine-protein kinase At2g24130 — protein sequence MVKITLDVADGMTYLHHDCSPPVVRCDLKPSNVLMDETMIAHVSDFGISHILTSPISASSSTSRLKGTTGYLAPKYGLGGEVSTKGDVYSFGILILEMVTKNRPTDGMFSRVNSLPRWVRRAFPEVVKGVVDREILVDQQTVGESSSSATPEIIDEELESSDHDSLSFIGLGLQCVSENPRERPTMREVKGRLEKMLYGKAYGNLRDHSSVQNLWSTSNGMGNPNDSTDESESS from the exons ATGGTGAAAATTACACTTGATGTGGCAGATGGGATGACATATTTACATCACGATTGTTCTCCCCCTGTTGTTCGCTGCGACTTGAAACCCTCAAATGTGTTAATGGACGAAACCATGATAGCCCATGTCTCTGATTTTGGAATTTCTCATATATTGACGTCCCCTATTTCTGCAAGTAGCAGCACATCAAGACTGAAGGGAACAACAGGCTACCTTGCTCCAA AATATGGATTGGGAGGAGAAGTGAGTACCAAGGGAGATGTTTACAGCTTCGGGATTCTCATCCTTGAAATGGTGACTAAAAATAGGCCTACTGATGGTATGTTCTCAAGAGTCAACTCTTTGCCAAGATGGGTGAGAAGAGCATTCCCAGAGGTAGTGAAGGGAGTGGTGGATAGAGAGATCTTGGTTGATCAACAAACTGTAGGTGAGTCTAGTAGTAGTGCTACACCTGAAATCATTGATGAAGAATTGGAATCCTCTGATCATGACAGTCTTAGTTTTATTGGATTAGGACTACAATGCGTAAGTGAAAATCCAAGAGAGAGACCGACAATGAGAGAGGTGAAGGGTAGGCTAGAAAAGATGTTGTATGGCAAGGCGTATGGCAACTTAAGAGACCATTCATCTGTGCAGAATCTATGGAGTACAAGCAATGGAATGGGCAATCCAAATGACAGCACAGATGAAAGTGAGAGTAGTTAA